From the Lycorma delicatula isolate Av1 chromosome 4, ASM4794821v1, whole genome shotgun sequence genome, the window GAAGACATGTGAACAGTGTAATACTATTCACACACAtaatatggttcaaatcggtgtcccaAAGCTCATGCCTTCCCTATGTTAGCTACAGTAATACAGATCTTAGGTGCCTTCTAATACATCAcctgtataaatacataatttttttttatttatgcatttgtttctgtctacttgataataaatatcactataaaatttgtaaccttctcctgtttcattttgttaatggttacataataataatttaaaaaaatatagtattagatagatatgagacttacatttatttaaatagtaataaagagacttttactccATCCTcatatttcaggtaaaattgttgaattaataattgtataattgtataaatatttgatgtccactttattaaagaattggaatattgtatctcactttcaaataaaataagtttaaatgaggtgcagaaaaaaaagtgtatatgtaatttattacgcgtacaaggaagtcatgtgacgtgcaaatcagattttttttcttccagtTAATGCAGCTGCTCCATCACTGGTTACACTAACACAGTTTTgctgtaaaatgttatttgtaacaaagaaattatttactgttgAAAAGACGTCTTCTCCTGTACATCTTCTTTTAAGTAGCTCACAAAAAAGTAGTTCTTCAcacaattcaattattaaaaaaatatctaataaataccATTAACTGAGCAAAGTTGTTGACATCTGTGCTTTCATCAGGTTGTATAACAAATTTTCCACATTGAGTAATTtgtttcaataatgtttttttaaattgtcagcAATAATAATTTCTACACACCTAGCAACGATATTTGCTGACAAGGGAATACATTTTAGTTTCTTAGCATATTCCTCCCTGTGAATTATTTGCACTATTATTATTGCAGCAAGAAGAAAAAGTGTTTTGCCAGTGGAGAAtggctttttattttttgctattaagAAAGAAACCTCAATAGAGGCTTCTAAACATTTATCATTaagtgtaaacaattttttaaatgaccaGCTTGAATATTGCATGCTTTTAAACGCTGTTCAAAAAATTGCAGTGGTTTGTGTTCATTTTCAggatgtttagtttttaaatgccTTATTAATATTGATGGCTTCATACAAGCATTAGATAGCATCTCATAACATAATATACATGTAGAACGAGACTCATTAGTGACTACCTTTGATGTAAACCCAAATTTTAAGTGTCTGCTTGGTAATTTTGAACTTTCTGGTACAATTCTTTTTGTACATGCCatagcattaatatttttatctcttggcATGATTGCTAATGAACTTGAACAATTATCAGTATCAACACTATTACTTACTTGTTGCACACCAGAAGTAGAAGCACTATCAGAATAATCTTCAACTCATGGTTTCCTTGGAGACAGTTTTTTGAACCATTTATCCATTTTATGAAGGGTTTAAAATCAGTACCATTTAAGAGTCAACCAATCACAGTTATTATAATTCACACTGCTATCTATATTAGCTCTGTAGAGTTCATAAAATTCTCTCAGTGATGAAACAGATATACGACCTAACAGCCACTTGCACAATGGTGCACTGAGTAGTTGGGACATGAAACCGGACACTAGTGTCTGGGTAGCTCAACATCATAAATGCACCAGCTTTAAAGCGCATGCGCACGAAGATAGCagtttcttgttgaatgttcagAGGTATCTTCCCTCCAAAGGAAGAGTGCTTTGCTTCTCATTTAAGTGTTTATAGTGCGCATGCACTTTAAAGCCGGTGCATTTATGCTGTTGAGCTCCTCAGATACTAGTGAAAACAGACACAGTGACTACTTCTTTGGTGAACCCCTAAGTATCACTTTGCGTACCCACTGGGGGATGTGTACCCCAATTTGAAACCACTGCATTagatcatttataaaatgtaacaaattattgAAAGAGAAAAGCAGAATAACATAGAAGAATGTATATAAAGCAGAAACATTATTAGTTCAGTATTTATACCCCTGATCAAGTTTTAAGAAAAGAGGTAACATGTCAAAAacagtactaaaataaaaattaatacaacttaTCTAATGTACAGAAACATAGCAGATCATTTAACACGGATACCATGAGAATTGCCTGCAAACTTCAACTCTTATTTACGGTTCCCAATGAATTTCATAGTAACATCAGTCAGCACCAAACCTAATAACTGTTGAAAATTgataagaaaactttattttattaatgacacagcatgtgaaaggtaaaaaatattaaaaacaatgaagtGAGACAGCCAGCATTCCTCGCTGTACAacagttgttttttgtttattattaaaaaataattgttattttttgtttactatgtGGAGTGTCAGTAATCctcattaaaaagataatataaacaaatggaacaaaaatatacaaaattaagcaatgtttttttacgcaattataataatatattagttttatagacagtttcattataaatattttaaatgagtttttgtGAAACATGTTAAGCacatacattttttacagatgttGCACTTGGTTGAGACATTTGACCATTCTTCCTTTTTTAGCGACGTCTGCATAACAGTATACACACTCTCCTAATGCAACAATTTCTTTTGGCTTTTTCTGATTTTATGAGGATATGTTTCTCATCAACTGTTTTCATATTTACTCATTAGTTGGATCTCCATTTTGATCAATTCCCAGCATTTGTAAGACTAATTCTCCTCTACATTTAGCAACAGATTTTTGTTTTCCTTGAAAATGGTTGTAAATTAACCATGCATTTACaacaaaagtatttaataatacttcaaaTGCCACCTTATGGTAACGCCTAATTGTTTTACATTGATGAAAAGTAATTAGTCATTTGATGTGATAAGTCGATTCCCTGCTTACctttattgtagtttattataGCTACAGGTTTTGTGACAGGTTCTCCTGATCTACTACTTTTACCAGCTAGTTTCATTTCTAATGTGTATTTTCTGGTAAGGAAATGGACATCACACCTATCCTTCCATTTTGCAACTACAATTCCACTTGAATATTGTTTCTCAACTATCtcaccttttttacttccttgtacttcgtaaaggaatttttgtaatttcaaaaaatttcggttttcagatttcaacggaaatatccattttgaccatccctgaattcatcttgacatctgtacatatgtatgaatgtacataCGTAttatgcataactcaaaaacaattagcggtaggatgttgaaattttgatagTTAATGCATAAACCAtggtgtataattttattgtattttgtttgtgTAGATATAGACAATCTATTTTGaactgtgtaaatatttttagtcgAATGGCTTGCATGATATCATTTTACATTCAGCCCAGCGATAAGAGAATTGCAGAGTCTAAATAGTGTAGTATGCGATCAGCCAGAAAGCAGTTAGTGGTAAGCTGCTATAGAATGTTGATTGCTATATTTACTTTACTGTAGTTGTAATTACATCACCAACTCCAGTATCTTGTTTATTATTCcgtttcttgtttattattcaaTCCTGAGAAATATTCATCTaagtcataatttattttttcttttaaagtgttAGCTCATAATTATGTTTCTTATTGTGTCTTCAGTCAAAACATTTCTGTGCTAAGCAAAtacaacagaaattatttacttcTGCTCATTTATCACAAAACGCTGTTTGAAGACATTTATTTTATGAccattatttgttgtaatatctagttgtataTGTCCCCTTTTGAATGTAACTGACTCAACCAAAAGTGtgctaaaaagcccaaaatccaaagaaatttggattttagactttttcttaactgcagtaatgagccctcattgagagcttttcaacaatatatcataagtggtacttattttcattggttccagagttatagccaaataaaattttaattaacaaaatatatggatcttacaaaggggaaGGGGCACGAATAGGGGATCTTACAAAGGGGaagttcgaatcggacttcatctcctattttttttaaatttaaatatattgatttattaatctctgatggTAAAACAATTGTTAGGCTGTGTGAGTATATTTGTGTGAGCTGCATGTGCGTGCATTTGTTGGAGTAAGAATAgtgggagtgtgtgtgtgtgtgtgtgtgtgtgtggtggggACTTACACTAGTCAGTCAGTGCACTCTAGGCATTCAACCATGTTGAACATGTATCTGTTTATggctaaataaagtaattttagtgTCATGTATGTGGTGTCAATTCATTCAAAAACATTTGGTCCTCCGAGAGAGATGTCGTGTCCAGGACTGTGAAGTTGTAAGAGTGTTTATCGACAATGTCAGGTGCATTTTGTGCTTAAGTGTCTACCTTCAAGGACACTAGATTGTAGTAATACACAATACATTGATAGTTAATGCATAAACCAtggtgtataattttattgtattttgtttgtgTAGATATAGACAATCTATTTTGaactgtgtaaatatttttagtcgAATGGCTTGCATGATATCATTTTACATTCAGCCCAGCGATAAGAGAATTGCAGAGTCTAAATAGTGTAGTATGCGATCAGCCAGAAAGCAGTTAGTGGTAAACTGCTATagaatgtttagttttattttgtttactgattttatttgtatttaaggaAGATTTAGGGAAGCAACGTGGTATCATTAAAGCTAAATTtaccagatttaaaaattatgttgcaaACAAGGCGTCGGTTGATGAAGTAGGACAATTGTGATTAGGatttgagatattaaaaaaattatattcagactTTGATGTTGTGAAAGTGCATATTGAATCTCTTGATGATACTGAAAGTGAGTCTGATAGAGATTCCTTTGAAACTGATTATTTCAGATTGGTAGAACAGGtgcaaaatttcattgaaaaacatTCTCCTAACCCCAAGTCAATAACAACAATTACTGACAGTACAAATATCAATCAAAATTCTGTAGGACTGCCATCAATCAATTTACCCACATTTCAAGGAAACTATGATGAGGGGCAATCATTTTCTGATGCATTTAAATCTGTGATTGATATAAATACATCTCTCAATGAGATGCAAAAATTGTACTACTTAAAATCGGTGCTTACGGGAGATTCTGCTGCTATCCTACATTCACTCGAAGGATCAgcagaaaattacaaaacagcATGGGAGTTATTACAATCTAGGTATGAAAACAAGCAGTATTTGGTCAATAAACATGTTAAAGCTTTATTTGGTCTAAATAAGGTCGATAAAGAGTCTGCTAAACTTATCACACAATCAGTTGATAATACTCAAAAACATTTGCGTGTGCTAGAGAGCTTAGGGCAGCCTACAAGCCAGTGGGATTCTATGGTCATTCACTTAGTGACAAGGcagttacataataatacattcagTGAGTGGGAAGTATCATTAAAGAGTGATGAAATACCCACATTGAAGATGTTATTTCAATTCTTGGAGCAAAGGTGCCGGCTATTGGAAGCTATTGAGGACAGAAACGCTAGTGTTAAGCATTCATTTCCTGTTGgtaattttcagaattcaaaaataaatttgttcaaaagGGCAATATTTCTGTTAATCATGCACCTTCACTTAATAAATGTCCTATGTGTGAAAATTTACATCCCATTTATTTGTATGGGATTTTATTTCCCAGACAAATAAATCCCTGGCAATATCAATTAGGGAGAAGGAAGCAAAAAGACTAAGGTTATGCTTTAATTGtcttttagaaaaacataaaagtagTGATTGTACAGCAGGTACATGCAAACTGTGTGgcaaaaaacaatacattattgCATTTTCCCGAATTGCAAAAAGGGGGAAATGTAGACAAACCACAACTTCCAATTGATGCTCGAAAGGGTGAAAGTAGTCATACTATTAGTGCTCCACCAAAGATTGTATCCCATTCGAACTCTAAACAAGTGAATGTTTCAGTTATGTTATCTACGGCAATCATGACAGTGTTAGATGGTAATGGAGCTCCTCACTTATGTAAGGTTTTGTCAGATTCAGGCTCTCAGTCTAACTTCATAAGCAAAAAAATGGTACAATGTTTAtgcttgaaaacaaaaaaaaatcatactgagATTAGTGGTAGAGGGCAATCATCCACTCAAACAACACAGAGTACCCAGTGTGTCATTAAGTCTAGAGTCAGGTCATTTTCTACAACAGTGG encodes:
- the LOC142322754 gene encoding uncharacterized protein LOC142322754, translated to MHFKAGAFMLLSSSDTSENRHSDYFFGEPLNFDVVKVHIESLDDTESESDRDSFETDYFRLVEQVQNFIEKHSPNPKSITTITDSTNINQNSVGLPSINLPTFQGNYDEGQSFSDAFKSVIDINTSLNEMQKLYYLKSVLTGDSAAILHSLEGSAENYKTAWELLQSRYENKQYLVNKHVKALFGLNKVDKESAKLITQSVDNTQKHLRVLESLGQPTSQWDSMVIHLVTRQLHNNTFSEWEVSLKSDEIPTLKMLFQFLEQRCRLLEAIEDRNASVKHSFPKNIKVVIVQQVHANCVAKNNTLLHFPELQKGGNVDKPQLPIDARKGESSHTISAPPKIVSHSNSKQVNVSVMLSTAIMTVLDGNGAPHLCKVLSDSGSQSNFISKKMVQCLCLKTKKNHTEISGRGQSSTQTTQSTQCVIKSRVRSFSTTVDCIVLKNITQRLPTCSLLRSSVKILCNLSLADPKFFKPSHIDLLIGAEHFFHLITVGQLKPSRTSVVLQNNELGWIISGKVVASSPVRTTLTCNFAIEDKIDQQLQQFGDYRKLSTVKVTSCLKQNYSVKIILKKQ